The Candidatus Cloacimonadaceae bacterium genome contains the following window.
CGCTGGAGCGACGGTAGGAAAGCGCGATGCTGAAAGCCAGGGGAGCATATTCGCCGATCAGACTGTCCTGATCGGCTGGAAAGCCTTTATCCACAGTACTTTTCGTTGGTTTCATCGTTTGGTAACAGGATGGAAAACTGCGTTCCTTCTCCGGGAACGCTGCTCACGTTGATCGTTCCACGATGCAATTGAACGATGTGTTTCACTATCGCCAAGCCGAGTCCGGTTCCGCCCTTGGCACGGTTGCGTGAGGAATCCGCCACATAGAAACGCTCAAAGATCCTGGGCAAATGCTGTGCCGAGATACCGATACCGCTGTCCCTGACAATGATCTTTACCTCATTGTCATCAGCTTCGACGGAAATGAATATCCCGCCCTGCTCGGTATAGCGGATGGAGTTTTCCACCAGATTGATGAAGATCTGTTCAAATTTGAAGGGATCCACCCAGGCATATCTGTTTCTATCCTTGATGTCGATGTCCAGCGTGAGCTTCTTTTCCTGCGCGAGGGGTTTGAGGATCATGGCAAGGTTGTCAAAAAACACTCCCAGCTTTGTCTTTTGGGGTGAGATGGGTCTGGCGTGTTCGAGGCGGATCAGATCCTCCAGATCGCTGATCAGCCTGATCAGGCGCATGGTGTGGTTTGTGATGATGCTCACATAGCGGACGTCCTCGCCTTTGGCATTATCCGCCAAAGCTTCGGCAAAGCCTTTGATCGCGGTGAGAGGTGTGCGCAGTTCATGCGCCAGATTCACGATAAAGTCCTTCTTCATCTGTTCCGCCTGCCTGAGTGGATCTATGTTTTGCAGGGTGAAGATCATGCGGTCGGCTTCCTCATTGCGTGAAGCGATGATCAGGTAGTAATGCTCATCCAGCACAAATTCCTTGATCTGCCTTTGGGATTGTTTGCCGAATTCACCGATGAAATCAGCCAGATCGGGATCGCGGATCAGCTCCCAGTAATGCTGTTTCTGATCCGGATTGAAGCCTGGAAAGAGCTTGCTGAAGGCATCATTTGCCCACCAGATGCGTCCGTCTCCGCTTTGAGACCACAGTGCTTCCTCGATCGAGCCAATGATCAGGCGCAGTTCTTCACGGTGCACCGATAGGTGTCCGATCGTATCATCCAGAGAGCCGATCATCTGGTTGATGCTCCTGCCGATGGTGTCAAATTCCTCCACATCCAGGTCCGGAATGCGTTCGCGCCTTTCTCCGCGTGTGATCTTCTGCGCGATGCGGTCGATCTTGCCGATCTGGCGGTTGAAACGCAGGATGGTGAAGAATACGATCAAAAACGTGGAGCATGTCATCGTGAGCAGGACATATTGGATCCTGATTCCGGCAAGCAGCAGGATCGCCAGCAAGCCGAGATTGAAGAGGTTCAAGACCACCAGCGCCCGGTTCAGACTGTGCTTTTCCATCTATCCTCAATCCTCCGGGTCGCTATCGAACTTATAGCCCATGCCGCGGATGTTTCGGATCATGGTGGCAAACTTCCCGATCTTCTCACGCAGGTTTTTGATATGGACGTCCACGCTGCGTTCGATCACGATCTTGTCCGTGCCCCAAAGATAATCGAGGATCTGCGCGCGTGAATAGACCCACCCCGGTCTTTTGGTGAGGAGCTGCAAGATTTTGAATTCGGTGAGCGTGAGGTCGATCCTTTTGCCTTTGATAAATGCCTCAAAGCGGTTGAAATCCAGCTTGAAGCCATGAGCGATCACCAGTACGTTTTTGTGCGTCTCCCAACCGGCTCTGCGCAGCACGGCATTTACGCGCG
Protein-coding sequences here:
- a CDS encoding ATP-binding protein — encoded protein: MEKHSLNRALVVLNLFNLGLLAILLLAGIRIQYVLLTMTCSTFLIVFFTILRFNRQIGKIDRIAQKITRGERRERIPDLDVEEFDTIGRSINQMIGSLDDTIGHLSVHREELRLIIGSIEEALWSQSGDGRIWWANDAFSKLFPGFNPDQKQHYWELIRDPDLADFIGEFGKQSQRQIKEFVLDEHYYLIIASRNEEADRMIFTLQNIDPLRQAEQMKKDFIVNLAHELRTPLTAIKGFAEALADNAKGEDVRYVSIITNHTMRLIRLISDLEDLIRLEHARPISPQKTKLGVFFDNLAMILKPLAQEKKLTLDIDIKDRNRYAWVDPFKFEQIFINLVENSIRYTEQGGIFISVEADDNEVKIIVRDSGIGISAQHLPRIFERFYVADSSRNRAKGGTGLGLAIVKHIVQLHRGTINVSSVPGEGTQFSILLPNDETNEKYCG
- a CDS encoding response regulator — encoded protein: MQKLIYIVEDEADIMELIALKLRGGGFDVRCYPVAKDLFPALEELVPDLIMLDLMLPDMDGMELCAVLKKEERFAGIPIIMLTARVDIEDKVKGLETGADDYITKPFDGGELIARVNAVLRRAGWETHKNVLVIAHGFKLDFNRFEAFIKGKRIDLTLTEFKILQLLTKRPGWVYSRAQILDYLWGTDKIVIERSVDVHIKNLREKIGKFATMIRNIRGMGYKFDSDPED